The sequence ACCCACGTCGACAGCCAGCCCGGCCTGGTCGACGGTGAGCCGCTATTGCCGGAGCGTCCTGGCTTCGGCCGGTGCGAGGTGGTCTGCTTCACCGCCGACCACGACGCCTCGTTCGCCTCGCTCACCCCAAAGCGGGTCCGGACCGTCATCGAGGCGTGGGCGGACCGGACCCAGGAGCTGTCCGCGATGGACGGGGTCGAGCAGGTGTTCTGCTTCGAGAACCGCGGCGAGGAGATCGGGGTCACGCTGCGCCATCCGCACGGGCAGATCTACGCCTACCCGTTCGTGACCCCTCGTACGGAGCGGATGCTTGACCAGGCGGCCGCCCATCGGCGGGCCACCGGGGGCAACCTGTTCCGCGACGTCCTGGACGCCGAGCAGCGGGCCAAGACCAGGGTCGTGCTCAGCGGCGAGGCATGGACCGCGTACGTCCCCGCCGCGGCCCGCTGGCCGTTCGAGGTGCACCTGGCTCCGCACCGCGACGTCCCGGACCTGGTCGCGCTCGACGACGGCGAACGCGAGGAGCTCAGCGCGGTCTACCTGGAGCTGCTCCGCCGGGCCGACCGCTACTACGAGGGAGTCCAGGCGTTGCCCTACATCGCCGGCTGGCACCAGGCCCCCGTTCGGGAGCGTCGCGACCTCGGCCGGCTGCACCTGCAGCTGTTCTCGGTGCTGCGGGCCCCGGGAAAGCTGAAGTACCTGGCCGGGTCGGAGTCCGGCATGGGTGCCTGGATCAACGACATCACCCCGGAGCGGATCGCCGAGCGGCTGCGCGAGGTCGCCTCGTGAGCCAGGTCAGTACCTGGTACCCCCCGCCCGACGCCACCCGTGCGGCTCAGTCGGTCGCCGATGCGTTCCGACGGCTGCGCGGGCAGCAGCCGACCGGCGTATGGGCGGCACCCGGTCGGGTCAACGTGATCGGTGAGCACGTCGACTACAACCAGGGCCTGTGCCTGCCGTTCGCTCTGGAGCACCGGACTTTCGTG comes from Actinomycetes bacterium and encodes:
- the galT gene encoding galactose-1-phosphate uridylyltransferase; amino-acid sequence: MTRLAGGRVNRASGLLADGREIVYFDDTEPFLSGAPRHVADTRQLPALRDGSTLRYDVLTGEWVAIASHRNERTYLPPQDLCPLCPTGRGSEPSEIPPSDYDVVVFENRFPSLTTHVDSQPGLVDGEPLLPERPGFGRCEVVCFTADHDASFASLTPKRVRTVIEAWADRTQELSAMDGVEQVFCFENRGEEIGVTLRHPHGQIYAYPFVTPRTERMLDQAAAHRRATGGNLFRDVLDAEQRAKTRVVLSGEAWTAYVPAAARWPFEVHLAPHRDVPDLVALDDGEREELSAVYLELLRRADRYYEGVQALPYIAGWHQAPVRERRDLGRLHLQLFSVLRAPGKLKYLAGSESGMGAWINDITPERIAERLREVAS